aatgcacgctctcactgaatagggcgttggaccctatgagtgttgattagggcgttggaccctgtgatcgatgattagggtgttgaaccctaatattattcggcctatggatcaggctcgacccgcatggcaaacaggtgcggaaagataacacgcaacatgttaataacagacaaggtgtttgttattgtcgagtgtacgtgttttaacaagtttattgatccggggtattttggcatgcaaatcctaccctagacaaacaagcacgtgccaatgttttagcattcggctttggtttgagaacctgacatgagagtcaaatctcgtgtgtgtagttgtttttacagtgattcggtgttgtgacactgaattaccactgaattaaccaaactcgtgctttgactctagatttggaatctagaattcctcctaacccttatctagtgtctggttaggtcgagtgaaaggttaatccgcattttgcatgttttctgacagagataaccgttatagttacccgagtctatgttaggatgacagaaactcatcagttagataagaaaaggctatgcagatgaacctgcacctgaacaggtagcccgttcttatcccgtactgtagtgtttctgtcatgctagccctaagggtgtcgctgaattgtgaaaagacgattttgccttttatttgaaaattgttttcagaaaaggggaaacatcgcagtgcgggccacctcggcctgtagccggtgtcgaccaattccctagaTCGTCCAGaattgtgcaagaaccccgaaaaagccaaagaaccggtcgatctgcccggaagtgatctagaaaaatcttatgtatcctgacctgagttacttggaatcaggtaaacattcaagttgagacacaaaaaCTCTTTTCatacgtccatgctacatcggaccgcgcgtttcgggttttgaaatttataagtttgaaaagggcactaacgtcatttgataactcatcgacgcgagttatcagttaatggccaattcgtgtaaactttatcagtgtgaagtgggtttaatcatgtaagcgtcccgattaacccgtttgtggaattaatgcttaagggttgtgccgaatgcattaattatgaaaacgattcgtgactcggcgaccaagacgattccataaggatccaggataatttggtccaatgaccgaaactacccttgtaaccgaatggacccgaatgagtcatcgataccagaatccatgcatgatttgttttgaaaagacatttttatgcgatattgcgacgataatgtaaattgcaaattacacaaaagccgagaacggactcaaaacgggaataGGAAGCCTTATGCAACTCGTACGAGTGTAAGAgactctcggttacttctccttggagatagccgagaggtcccatggcccgaatggggttccacgaggtttccccatctcgtttcgaatcatttctcgcatgcttaaatgtcaaacatgataaatgacacgattaaacgaaagtcagtgttgccatgatttgaataacgcattcgaacatgcaaacatgcacaaacaagttatttaaggaatcgataaaacaataccgacttcatgcacgtgagaaaatacgatgaaactcgggaatcgaacttggatcgggtcaagaagatcgttccttgcccgaaaggagcaagagagcattcaaTCACCTCCCCTAGAGGGAAACCCgggagctctttgcctttcccgggtcgggatgttcttctcgactacgatccaagtgtttcccgacatgctagcatataaatcaaggataaatatgcatgatataacatggaaagtgcataaagaataaaacttggaaataaaacatacataaaaccccttataactccataaacgcaatgagaatgtaaaagtcctagctcctataagtcgggaatggccatACCTAGTCCTGATATgtgggatgggaccttcaagagtcggatgggaccttcaagagtcgggttggaccgttgatgggtcgggtttgggctgttttccgttgaacagacccgaatggcatcaaacagacccggctgaaatactggacagacccgactggcacaagttgggtcggacgtcaccacggaggctcccgatggcaTTTGGAGgaaaggtcagtggctcctgactcctaactgatccccggaggtgactgtggtggtcgtttggtcccagagttatcgggtcgacccgtacaaccctgcaaagatcacggaaaacagagcacgtctggaaattcggacccgtctggcaccagtcgggtcggacgtcgccacggaggctcccgatggaattttgaggcaaggtcagcggctcctgactcctaactgacccccggaggtgactgtggtggtcgtttggtcccagagttatcgggtcgacccgtacagccctgcaaagatcacggaaaacagagcacgtctggaaattcggacccgtctggtaccagtcgggtcgaacgtcgctacggaggctcccgatggaatttttgagcaaggccaacggctcccgactgctaactcactctggaggtggctgtggtggtcctTTTCCAAAAAGAGtcctggatcgacccgatctacaagaaaaccgtacaaacagtcagaaatttcgacccgactgggcagtcgggctgtttcttcttcctggggttaaaccgacgggtttttcttgaatttcttgactccttgacaccctagggttgtgtggttgatgggttttggtagctcaaaccgacttggaaaggcttgaaacccggtttgtcatttttgaccccgagaaggaccaaatctgtccagattttgttcaaggctggttctatggtttagaggtttcaaacttaaaatataagttcaaaaatggatagaggggatcaagaacatgtgggatatgaagtttggtaaagttttgatttaagccgggatggattccgacttaagactttgcctggttttgcttagtttctgcttgctggaaatggctgaagcttgctgcggtttgctatggagtttgagagcttttgaagagtgagaaatgctagagagagagtgcttgaaggtgtctgattaagttaatgacttagaaagtatatataggctatgcttaagtgcaattaagtgaagaaaagtgcaattaaggggcatggattaggagatccgaatttgtttaatgaaggaaaaagatattcttgcaagtggcattgatggagaagagataaaacattaatgagcattgatggggagttggagtgcaagaatgaaacacttagatactttaggggataagtgtgcaagttgtcttcttatcttcatggagatgaagaagacaaaggagaGGACACCTAGGGCAAGGATGGGGCGGCTAGGCCTgatccgtgggtcccacgacctaTGAGAAGAatccgggagaaagctcgggtctcgattggtcgtgtattcgaagttcgtggttcgaattgaacgttgaattgtcgatatgcgcgagaaaacgggtttaatgagcctgagattggcatttttcatggagaaatgccccggaagcatatgaggctcggaagccggttttgctcattgcagatgaccagagcgaagttgtccgcttctgacagcatatcttgtgtctgcatctcacgttggtcattttgacatagattgtcagacaacgtgaacaattatcccttaagctggtaatgctaacgtggggccggagacgtcctaggaggccgaaactggatttctcaggatgatttaTGAGTTGCTTgagcactccggagattaccgTAATCtttgtttgtcgagatcaaacctccaaggacttgaaaagtgtatctgagacctctaaagcactgctcgggaggtctagatgagtcgtgtgatttattccgacgattccacattgagccttgagaaggctagcactgtgtaacgtaagcatttggcgtcaagtttccccaaagaggacctccggatatggattttcactgaaaatggccatttccgctccttggaggttactcgggaagctgaaaagggttttgctgtctgttttgcccaatcgtgaatgtctgctagagttttccgggcaatgcggtatgaacttcgtttacCGTAATTCTAagagaccattctccggctatgctcttctgaagaaggatatgcttgttttgccgttcggaagtcatttgaagtgtctgtgtgacttccaagagacaatctgaagcattgttcatgctctgtgtgctggtggggtatggccgcgtctgatatttggaattaacttttctccaggaaatcggcatttttggacttccactgaaaagttgtctgtatacaaaaagttattctgtatagagcagatgatttgcaaaatgcctttggggacactttttatctatttggcattgaagtggatttttgaagtccaatattggctatcttccgacgaccgagcgaactatcggaaaatagtaccgtccgtgtgatacactgaaaatgccggttttggacattgttgagctctctggttgctctgttgccttttggtgacccctggagtccttctgtcacgtccatgggtcatttgctaaattttgccgacttgatgatgaatagtgatgattttttttctgccgagccgttttctgtattctgcttaagtcgtggcttggatcattgctaatatcgttgtttggaatgatgagccaaaatggggtgtcgACAGACGATATACTCTGAAAACACCGGTTTGGATGCCGTCTGGGCTTCCTGTTTACTCTGTATGTTActggatgattctgtatgttcttATGTCGTTTGCTTGAATCATTTGCTtatctctgttgacttgagaaaaaatagcaatttgctgctCTGTCGAGCTTTCTTCTACATAGATGCTCAAGTCGTAGTCTGGATTTCTGTTGATAGGCCTCGCCTGAactggtgggccaaaatggggtgctgacaccctTCGCAAAACTCATTCATGTCTCATTTTGCTTCTTTTATCTTTGTGGTAGGGGCAATAGTTCCTAACACATCCAAAGAAGTGAGAAGAAGACGGCCATTGGAAGTGCCATGTGGGTCATTGCGATCAAATTGGGATATTTCTAAAAGTTTTTtactgcatcctctactcgagcacgcaATCAAAGAGATGcaagcttgggagtgtccaccttcccagaaatgcgtgacggacacgtgCATGCGGGCTTGATGAGAGCACATTCGATTCCGTACAGCTACAAGGCCGACTTTTACTCTTATATTTGTCTCTAAGGTCTCATTAGGTTGTTTATTACCTCAAGGTTATGCCAATGGCTTTAAACAAATTGTATATCACCTTACTAACCTGTACCGAATTGAGTAATTCATCCCTAGGAAAACCATGTTTGGCCTTTTATTTACGGGTACCAAATTGCAGACATGGTGTCATAATTCAGAAGTTacataatttaaatttctatttggTTTTACTTTTAGttatatttacttatttagCAAGTggagtaaaaaataatttgtttcttaaaattaattctttgATTGAATATTATTATAGTAATAAGTAACTTTTGACGGGAATAGGGCCGCAAGCTTCCTGCTTTCTGGCTCGCATGCTGCCTTCCCATTTTGGAATCTGTGGCTTTCTCTCTGActgtcaaaatttcttttcatcttttccaATTCATTTGTTTTCCCATTTCCCAGTGGgaaggttaaaaaaaaaaaaaacccaaagaCAAGAACAACCCTCTTTTTTTGATAGTCGACAAAAACAATACTCGTTTTTTTATAGTCGACAAGAACAACactcttcctctttcttttttttttttggtaaagactctcttcctctttctctcaTCGTAAAACAATAACAGCAGGACTGTCTAActgtggtttttttttttgaatgtctcttcttctttctcttcctgcttttttttcttattggGTCTCTTTATTGGGTCTCTTGTTGTCCTTTTCTTCCATCTCTCTCGTTTATGAATCGATTTTGTTCCTTGCAATGCGTCAAAaccccccattttcctttcattcAAATCTCACTTCTTTGACtcggtctctctctctctctctctctctcttcaggTCCCTTGCTTCGATTCTTCTCCTAACAGGGCGGTGGCGAAGAATGTAAGCagggagaagaggagaagTTTTGCCGTCCTTCCTTCTGATTTGGGGCTGGCTTGGATGTTGGGGTTTCGTTGGTACCTTTCTTGATTCCACATCTTCTGTAGCTGCTTTGTGCCCTTCCCCAATCCCCCCCAAATTCCCCCTCCTGTTTCAGTTTCGGTTTTTCTAttaacatataatataatatatatacacattataCACAGTGGATTCGAATTCACCACCACACCCACATCCACATGCATGTTCTGGGGTTTGTCTGATCTGGGATTGGATCACAAGGAtccccttcctcttctcctcctcccttTCAGAGGGAAGAGAGAGGAACAGAGAGAAAGTGGGCTCCTCTCGTTACACAAGGAGCAGGTGGAAGGTGAGCTTTTCTTTTGCTCTTTTCCATCTTTCCCGGGCAGGGCTTCGGACCCATTATTGCCCGCCCCCTCCCTTCTGTGGTGGAAGATAAGATTCTTTGCTTAGGCTTCTGATCTCAGTTGCTCTGCTCTCTCTTCTTGTGGGTTTCCTTATCCCCTTTTCAGGTGGGTCTTCTCTTCTTTCCAATTGGGGTCTGCTCTGCTTCGTATGCGAAAGCTGTCTTCTTGGAGTATATGAAGTAGTGGGCATCTCACAATTCGAATTGGCTTGAACCAAGAAAGAGTCGCTGAATCTGAAATTGCCAGTAGATTGTTGCGAGAGCTGTTCCATTTGAGGATATTATGGCAGGGATTGATGTTACTAAATTCGCTCACAGCCCCGTCCATAGTGCGATTGCCACCAGGGATTATGCTGGCCTAAGAAAGATCCTTGGGGCCCTCCCTCGGCTTTGTAACCCCACCGAGATTCGCTCTGAGGCCGCATCACACGCAGAGGAGGAGAAAGCTGATGCCATCTCCGCTGTGATTGATCGCAGGGATGTTCTGAATCGGGATACTCCCCTCCACTTGGCTGTGAAACTCAGGGATGAAACTGCCACTGAGATGCTAATGGTGGCTGGGGCAGACTGGAGCTTGCAAAATGAGCAGGGGTGGAGTGCTCTTCAAGAAGCCATATGTAATCGCGAAGAGAACATTGCAATGATCATAGTTCGCCATTATCAACCACTAGCATGGGCCAAGTGGTGCCGGAGGTTGCCTCGTTTGATTGCTACAATGCGTAGGATGCGGGACTTTTACATGGAAATTACATTCCACTTCGAGAGCTCAGTCATTCCATTCATCTCTAGGATCGCCCCCTCGGACACTTACAAGATTTGGAAGCGGGGAGCTAATCTACGGGCAGATATGACTTTGGCTGGTTTTGATGGGTTTAGGATACAACGGGCTGATCAGAGTATACTTTTCTTAGGAGATGGGTCTGAGGATGGCCGGATCCCGCCTGGTTCATTGTGTATGGTCTCACACAAGGACAAGGAAGTGATGAATGCCTTGGATGGTGCAGGGTCTCCGGCAACTGAGGAAGAGGTTCGACAGGAGGTAGCTGCGATGTCCCAGACAAATATCTTTAGGCCTGGAATTGATGTCACACAGGCAGTTTTATTGCCACAGCTGACGTGGCGCCGCCAGGAGAGAACTGAGATGGTGGGTCTATGGAAGGCCAAGGTGTATGATATGCACAATGTGGTCGTTAGCATAAAGTCAAGGCGGGTCCCAGGTGCAATGACCGATGATGAGTTCTTCTCATCTTGCAATGAGAACGAGACAGAGGGTGAGGAGCTTGATGAGATTCTAACCGACGAGGAGAGGAAACAGCTTGAGGCTGCACTTTTGGATTCAGCGGAAGAGAATGGTGACGGTATGATTGGGCATCGGCATAGTTGTTATGAGCATCGGGATATTCCGATTGAGGATATGAATGGTTGTGTAAATGTAGATATAAAGCAGGAGAAAAAAGGATGGTTTTCAGGATGGAGAAAGCGGGAACCTAAGGAAGTACAGAAGAAAATTGCTCCTTCAAGGAGTTCTCTTTGTGTCGAGGATAAGGTCAGCAATTTGCTTGAAGATTCACCTTCGAGGAGTCAGAGCAAGCCTGGGAGGCATTCTGTGGAGATTGTTATGAGGGGAAGGGATAGTAaaccatcttcttcttcatcttcttctgcAATTTATGAGAATGGTCATAGACGGAAGGACGTAGCACGGGAGAATGAATATAAAAAGGGTTTAAGGCCTATCCTTTGGCTTTCTCCCAATTTTCCCCTTCAGACTGAAGAGCTCCTGCCTTTGCTCGACATTCTTGCAAACAAGGTCAAGGCAATCCGCCGGTTGAGAGAATTGCTCACAACAAAGCTTCCAATGGGGACTTTTCCAGTCAaggtaaattttcttttaaggcCGCAACTGTTGATCTTAATGTTACTTGCTGTTGTGTTCtgagatttatttttatttatgtttatatatactttttgaAATGGGATTATAGATGTTGGCCTTTTTCTCGTGTAGTGTGATGCAGCATGAGATTTAGATCTCGACTGTTTATAACCATTGAGGACTGATTTTTTAATTGGGCTACCGTGTTCAACTTTAGAAGGGGCAAAATAAATTAACCGGTAAATTTTCAGTATGGAGAAGGAAGTTGTTCGTTACTATTGTCTTATGGTAGCTTGTGGCTTAGTTCTGTGGATTGATATCATGAAGAAGGCTCTACCTTTTGCATTGATGGTAAGTCATCCACTTGAGAACAAGTATAGGCGTCTTTACGAGTCTTAACTTATGAAACTCGACAGGATGCTAATGCATTGATCATATGTGATTCCTTTCCTTTGGTTGGATATATCTAAGGTTGGATGTTATGTCCTTTCCCAGGATAGTTACTATCAAGCTAAATGAATATATGCCCGAATGTAATGGGAAGAAATTGATGATATAGTAATAGCCTAGTTACAGAGATAGTTAAAGGGTTAATTTGATAGGATATAGTACACATATCTAAACTAATTACTTAAACTCTTATCTTCTTTCTGGAGTTATGATGATTTAACTATGTAAGAAAGGCTAATACAACCTGTAATTAGAATAGCTACAGGTCGAGCAGATCATGATAAATCAAGCCATAGTTGTACTCTTACAATTCTATTTATGTGTATTTGGCTCGTATTCTGTTTGGTTTTGTgacttatttcgagtttattAGTCTCCATTGGCTTGGATATCTCTTATTCCCTTCCCTTAATTTTGTTGTAGAATCTGGCTAACttgatgtatatttatatgttttcatCATATAAATTCCTTTCCTGTTCATCATCCATTTAACGGATGTAGAAGTTGGGAACTGCATGAGtgagagatatatatatatatatatatctttaatttTACATCTGCCTATTGTATGGTTTGTGGCACATTTTGGACTTTCAAAGTGCTGGATCTAAGGTGATAGTAGGACATCTTATCCTCACTTTTTCTGAACACATCATCTGCAGGGGATGTATCGTcctcttttttaaataaatttttccaTCTCAAGATCGTCATGATGAAACCAACCTTTTGAAATCCCTATTATTCAATTGACGACCAATGTCTTATTGGGCTAAAATGaagcatatatgtatatacattattaattttcttcataAAATAATTCTCCAGTTTGAAAGAAGATAGCATTAATGTACTAAAGAAATTCTTGAAAGACTAGACAGTTGAAGCACTCCCACCAGATTAACATTATATCATATGTCtatgaatatattttagtATCACTGATAGGACTCTCTTGCTATTGGCTGTGGAGAAACTGAAGTGACTGTCGGATGGAGCATGAAAATCCTTGGAGCTATACATAGTGTAGCAAATATGATCGTTCTTTGAGTGAATTTTCAAATGGATAAGCAATGTTAGTTGGGTTCGCATGCAACTGATTGCTTTAGGTAATTAGGACACATCAAATAAGCATTGTCACGCTATCAAGAGAAGTTTCCAAAGGGAACTTctttgatgttattttaaaagCGATTGAAATAACTGCTTTCCCGTTTACATAATACCCCCTCTCATACGGGACAAGTTTGGTTCTTGGGTAGTAGTGAAGATCAAGAATTCTAGATAATTTCTTGATCGAAAAGTGAAACACGAAAAGTTTTTTGGCTTGACCTGAGCTCGATGAAATCTATTCTAAagttcttttttacttttatacaAATGATACATTTATGTTCTACTTAAACATGAGAATATGTTTGAACAAACAAACATCTGGGTTGATACAAGAACTTTGATGGGGTGaaagcaaataaaattttcatgagTGTGGAGGTGCAAAAACAATTTCATGAAAATGTGGTTATATGCATGTCATCCATATGTTTTAATAGATGAATTTGTTCTTGGGTTTTGCCATGTGGTATTCTTAAGCAACAACTAGTGATGTTTGTGCTCTTTTTGTGACAAATAAGCTTGCATTCTGAGAAAATGATTTGATGAGCCATGTGCTAtcatttactttctttgggAGCTGAAATTTTGTTCTTCATAGCATTGTTGGCATAATTTCATAGATTCATTGGTAACTCGCTGATGTTGTAATCCATTGGCATGCTAAAATGTTCAGATTCTGATTACGATATTGTagtcataattattattcaagTCAGGGTCAGTAATCTGGCAGTATATTTAGCCTATCAGTCAATTTTGCAAAAGATTTTTTACGgcataatttgatttttttcaaactAGAGGAGGACCCTCATGCTTGACATCGATATTTGCTGTAAATCATTAAGTATGTTATGCATTTGGAATTGTATCCCTCCTATTGCTCAGTAGTACACTTTCCAAAGGGGGACATTGTGGTAGCCATTACCTGATTTGTTTATCAAGCACAATGAAATTTATAAGCAGAATCTAAGGGATAGATATAGGCTACTTAGCATCATTCGAATTTTGTGGTTATTGATAGGCTTAGTGCAATACTACCGAGCTTACCGTAAATTTTCTGGTGCACAATCATGGTAAATGATAATCAACCTACAGGCATTGACGTAGATCCATTTGTGAgtgtatttttccttttggttTTTTCTTGCTAGTGAATCACAGGTAACTATTACCTAGCATGGACTGCCAAATACGCTATTCAAGTTGAGCATTTAGGGATTTATTACTTCAGCTTTTCCTTTTTAGCTGACCCGGAGAAGACAATCAAAGTCTTGAGTGGAATTGTAGGAATTATGACGGGCTATTGAAGAAACTTTATATGGTGCAAGCTGTAGCAGTTGCACATTATACCGTGCAGAAATGTATGCACGTTTTGTGGTGCTCAATGTTCACAAGATCATATGATATTCACGATCCTAAGGTTTTTAGACAAAACATGACCTAGTATCTGACATGGAGTGCAGGTTATCCTTAACTTAGTTCAAGCTTCATCTGGGTTGAAGAAACAAACATCTGGGTGTTCCTCTTTGTTCTGTGTGTTCTTTAATCAGTGGTGATACGTAATGGCAGAAGTCGATTGTGCGCTATATTTTGTATATGTTGATATCGCAGCATTAAGCTTAAAACTTTTAGTCTTAATATTCTCCAAACGCAACACTTGGTTCTCTTTCATATTTTACGATCTTTTCCCTGCTATTTCTGTGCTGCTTTTCTCGAGTGAATTAAGCCTCGTTATATTATCGCCATTCAATTTTTCGGAAGGTGCTGCATGG
Above is a window of Punica granatum isolate Tunisia-2019 chromosome 7, ASM765513v2, whole genome shotgun sequence DNA encoding:
- the LOC116213808 gene encoding ankyrin repeat domain-containing protein 13C-like, translated to MAGIDVTKFAHSPVHSAIATRDYAGLRKILGALPRLCNPTEIRSEAASHAEEEKADAISAVIDRRDVLNRDTPLHLAVKLRDETATEMLMVAGADWSLQNEQGWSALQEAICNREENIAMIIVRHYQPLAWAKWCRRLPRLIATMRRMRDFYMEITFHFESSVIPFISRIAPSDTYKIWKRGANLRADMTLAGFDGFRIQRADQSILFLGDGSEDGRIPPGSLCMVSHKDKEVMNALDGAGSPATEEEVRQEVAAMSQTNIFRPGIDVTQAVLLPQLTWRRQERTEMVGLWKAKVYDMHNVVVSIKSRRVPGAMTDDEFFSSCNENETEGEELDEILTDEERKQLEAALLDSAEENGDGMIGHRHSCYEHRDIPIEDMNGCVNVDIKQEKKGWFSGWRKREPKEVQKKIAPSRSSLCVEDKVSNLLEDSPSRSQSKPGRHSVEIVMRGRDSKPSSSSSSSAIYENGHRRKDVARENEYKKGLRPILWLSPNFPLQTEELLPLLDILANKVKAIRRLRELLTTKLPMGTFPVKVAIPVVPTIRVLATFTKFEELHPLDEFSTPPSSPTGRESPAVAPQSSSSSWFQWIKAPYNGRTSSSLGCSSSQIDNIQDPFVIPSDYTWVTAEAKKKKMQDKNKSKKR